A stretch of Takifugu flavidus isolate HTHZ2018 unplaced genomic scaffold, ASM371156v2 ctg667, whole genome shotgun sequence DNA encodes these proteins:
- the LOC130521061 gene encoding trace amine-associated receptor 13c-like, with protein MSLEDGDGYISPFNTSCRLMSDAWKSTLISAALVCLAPLTVVLNLVVVVSISHFRHFQTTTNIILLSMAVSDLLVGLAMMPLMIITLDFCWCINSFLCFFFHLLGFVLTSASVGNMVLISVDRYVAICYPLRYSSIKPNTVKICVSVCWTSSIIYNLILLKDNLLHLDSSSCYKKCPLLLNDILAIVDVVITFYVPLTVIIVLYARVFVVAVTQARAMRSQVSTTGSKTESAMKSELRAARTLGIVILFFLMCFFPYYISSLIGQGMNIEVSTVQLLLFYCNSTINPIIYAFFYPWFRKTVKLLLNCKFCKL; from the exons ATGTCACTGGAAGACGGAGATGGCTACATCTCTCCATTCAACACCTCCTGCAGACTCATGTCTGATGCTTGGAAATCCACTCTCATCAGTGCAGCTCTGGTCTGCCTTGCTCCGCTCACTGTGGTGCTCAATTTAGTAGTTGTTGTCtccatttctcatttcag GCATTTCCAGACCACCACCAATATCATCCTGCTCTCCATGGCagtgtctgaccttctggtgGGCCTTGCCATGATGCCGCTCATGATCATCACCCTGGATTTCTGTTGGTGCATCAAttcatttttgtgcttttttttccaccttttgggctttgtcctcacctctgcctctgttggGAACATGGTGCTGATATCAGTAGATCGTTATGTGGCCATTTGTTACCCTCTGCGTTATTCCTCCATCAAACcaaatacagttaaaatctgtgtgtctgtgtgttggacCAGTTCTATTATCTACAATCTCATACTTCTAAAAGATAACCTTTTACACCTTGATTCCAGTTCTTGCTACAAGAAATGCCCCCTtttattaaatgacattttggcaattGTAGATGTAGTCATCACATTTTATGTCCCTCTAACTGTAATTATAGTTCTCTATGCCAGAGTGTTTGTGGTGGCTGTCACACAGGCACGTGCCATGCGGTCTCAGGTTTCAACAACCGGGTCAAAAACTGAGAGTGCAATGAAATCAGAATTGAGAGCTGCGAGAACACTCGGAATTGTCATTCTCTTTTtcttaatgtgttttttcccatattatatttcatctttaattgGACAAGGCATGAATATTGAAGTTTCAACAGTTCAACTTTTGCTGTTCTATTGTAATTCTACAATAAATCCTATCATCTATGCTTTTTTCTATCCCTGGTTTAGAAAGACGGTTAAACTGCTCCTGAACTGCAAATTCTGTAAACTGTGA